Proteins encoded in a region of the Flavobacterium sp. MDT1-60 genome:
- a CDS encoding sigma-54 dependent transcriptional regulator, translating to MKKTNASILIIDDQEDILFASKVFLKKYFEDIYTLNNPKNIVELLSKKTIDVVLLDMNYRIGFEDGREGLYLLKEIKTLSPKTVVILMTAFGKVETAVEGLKNGAFDYILKPWENKKLLESVKQAVDKSRKDQKKTKDIEIDNDFFVGTSEIIKKAYSLADKVAKTDANVLILGENGTGKFVLAHHIFNQSERKNNPFIAVDLGSLNSNIFESELFGYAKGAFTDAKLDTPGRFEMAQNGTIFLDEIGNVPLHLQSKLLQVIQTKTVTRLGETKARPLNARIITATNLNLKLEVADKNFREDLYYRINTMEIVLPPLRERNEDKIPLAEYLLEKMIVKYGRDEITFDKKVLEQIEKHAWNGNIREMENKIERAVILCENNKITVSDLDLEIITAYEENPDDIQLSSVEKAAVEKALLKNNNNISKTAEELGLSRGALYRRLEKYNINLN from the coding sequence ATGAAAAAGACAAATGCCTCAATTTTAATCATCGACGATCAGGAAGACATCCTTTTTGCATCGAAAGTGTTCCTGAAAAAGTATTTTGAAGACATTTATACGCTCAATAATCCGAAAAATATTGTCGAATTATTGTCGAAAAAAACAATTGATGTCGTTTTATTGGATATGAATTATCGAATTGGTTTTGAAGATGGAAGGGAAGGTTTGTATTTATTGAAAGAAATAAAAACGCTTTCACCCAAAACAGTCGTGATTTTGATGACGGCATTTGGAAAAGTCGAAACGGCAGTTGAAGGATTAAAGAATGGTGCTTTTGATTATATATTGAAACCATGGGAAAATAAAAAACTTTTGGAATCTGTAAAACAGGCTGTCGATAAATCCAGAAAAGATCAAAAGAAAACGAAGGACATTGAAATTGATAATGACTTTTTTGTCGGAACTTCTGAGATTATTAAAAAAGCGTATTCTCTGGCCGATAAAGTGGCAAAAACTGATGCGAATGTTTTAATTCTGGGGGAAAACGGAACCGGAAAATTTGTGTTGGCACATCATATTTTCAATCAGTCTGAAAGAAAAAATAATCCTTTTATAGCAGTTGATTTAGGTTCTTTAAATTCGAATATTTTCGAAAGTGAATTATTCGGGTATGCTAAAGGTGCTTTTACAGATGCCAAACTGGACACTCCCGGACGTTTTGAAATGGCGCAAAACGGAACCATATTTTTAGATGAAATAGGAAATGTTCCGTTGCATCTGCAGTCTAAATTGTTACAGGTTATTCAAACTAAAACTGTAACAAGATTAGGTGAAACCAAAGCAAGACCATTAAATGCCCGAATTATTACTGCGACCAACTTAAATTTAAAACTAGAAGTTGCCGATAAAAATTTCAGGGAAGATTTGTATTACCGAATCAATACAATGGAAATTGTTTTGCCTCCGCTACGCGAGCGTAATGAAGATAAAATTCCGTTAGCCGAATATCTTTTAGAAAAAATGATTGTTAAATACGGAAGAGATGAAATTACTTTTGACAAAAAAGTATTGGAACAAATAGAAAAACATGCCTGGAATGGCAACATCCGCGAGATGGAGAATAAAATCGAACGCGCCGTTATTCTTTGCGAAAACAATAAAATCACGGTTTCTGATTTAGATTTAGAAATCATAACGGCTTATGAAGAAAACCCGGATGATATTCAGCTTTCTTCTGTAGAAAAAGCTGCGGTTGAAAAGGCTTTGCTGAAAAACAATAATAATATAAGCAAAACGGCCGAAGAATTAGGCCTGTCAAGAGGTGCTTTGTACCGCCGTTTAGAGAAATATAACATCAATCTTAATTAG